Proteins from one Mycobacterium sp. EPa45 genomic window:
- a CDS encoding phosphotransferase family protein, with protein sequence MIDLARLSAWLDGEDLPGRGQAVEAVAISSGTQNEIYEIHRSDLHAVLRIPPLGAPLDRDDGILREWRILSALKGSGVPHADALALCADREVLGRNFYLSAYLDGWSSANSTVWPPPYAHDVSLRAELAHALLDAAVSLGAFDWRGRGLADFGQPEGFHERQVSRWSAMLASSTTRVLPGADVATAWLKRSRPIDYIPGRMHGDYQFANVLFEHSTPARVAGIIDWEMSTIGDPKLDVAWALQFWPDDTEDPAVIGTHHAGDLFGMPSRTALAEYYGTASGRQMDDFDYYLVLARWKLAVVLERGFQRAPEDEKLAAFGDSALASMAAAAELAESSTYRPPQ encoded by the coding sequence GTGATCGATCTCGCCCGCCTGAGCGCGTGGCTGGATGGAGAAGACCTGCCCGGCCGCGGCCAGGCTGTCGAAGCCGTGGCCATCTCATCGGGCACACAGAATGAGATCTACGAGATTCACCGATCCGATCTGCACGCCGTGTTGCGCATACCTCCCCTCGGCGCACCCCTCGACCGCGACGACGGCATCTTGCGGGAGTGGCGGATTCTGTCGGCGTTGAAAGGTTCGGGGGTGCCGCATGCCGATGCGCTCGCGCTTTGTGCCGACCGCGAGGTATTAGGGCGCAACTTCTATCTCAGCGCTTATCTCGATGGATGGTCATCCGCGAATTCGACGGTATGGCCCCCGCCTTACGCGCACGACGTGAGCCTTCGTGCCGAACTGGCGCACGCGCTGCTCGACGCGGCGGTCAGCCTGGGGGCCTTTGACTGGCGCGGCCGGGGGCTTGCCGACTTCGGGCAGCCAGAAGGATTCCACGAGCGGCAGGTCAGCCGGTGGAGCGCGATGCTGGCGTCCTCGACGACCAGAGTGCTGCCGGGCGCGGATGTCGCGACCGCCTGGCTGAAGCGATCCCGTCCGATCGACTACATCCCCGGTCGGATGCATGGTGACTATCAGTTCGCGAACGTGTTGTTCGAGCACAGCACTCCGGCACGTGTCGCCGGGATCATCGACTGGGAGATGTCGACGATCGGCGATCCCAAGCTCGATGTGGCATGGGCGCTGCAGTTTTGGCCGGATGACACCGAGGACCCCGCGGTGATCGGAACCCATCATGCCGGAGACCTCTTCGGGATGCCCTCGCGCACCGCGCTCGCCGAGTACTACGGCACTGCATCGGGACGGCAGATGGATGACTTCGACTACTACCTGGTGCTAGCCCGATGGAAGCTCGCGGTGGTACTCGAACGCGGCTTTCAGCGCGCCCCCGAGGACGAGAAGCTTGCCGCCTTCGGCGACTCGGCGCTGGCGAGCATGGCCGCGGCTGCCGAACTCGCCGAATCCTCGACATACCGACCTCCACAGTGA
- a CDS encoding cytochrome P450: MTSSTEYDWMREGFDPNRLGHHNVAPAVDFLLDRCPVARGVDSRGDYYVFAKHSAVLRVMQDWQNFEVGREVRIGVEPFPLTMPPLDTNPPLHRQFRTIINPWLSPKKVAEYEPKARAIISEFLDGIPRDPFDIAARVFQPLPPVLTFRLLMHVQEEVLERARGWVEETLFGSQDHDVTESNTAFVKWLFAFVAERRAAGRHDDVVDALVHGTVEDGRSLSDEEVAGAVMVLLFGGFETTTNASSSFLVRLLEDHELMQRLRDHPEDIEAAIEEHLRLVPPVDLVPRRCTADVEIDGVALKAGQRVAYLVDAANRDPAEYDDPLDFRVGRAKNRSLVFGGGVHRCVGSHFARMVLRVEFEEILARFGDISLAPDSSVTWDDKGMSVWHVARSVPVVMTPKHG; encoded by the coding sequence ATGACCAGCTCCACCGAATACGACTGGATGCGTGAGGGTTTCGATCCGAACCGCCTCGGACACCACAATGTCGCCCCGGCGGTGGACTTCCTGCTCGATCGTTGTCCGGTAGCGCGCGGAGTGGACTCACGTGGCGACTACTACGTGTTTGCCAAACACAGCGCCGTCCTGCGTGTCATGCAGGATTGGCAAAACTTCGAGGTCGGCCGAGAGGTCCGGATCGGTGTCGAGCCTTTCCCGCTGACGATGCCGCCCCTGGACACCAATCCACCCCTGCATCGGCAGTTTCGCACCATCATCAATCCCTGGCTGAGTCCCAAGAAGGTCGCCGAGTACGAACCCAAGGCTCGTGCCATCATCTCCGAGTTCCTCGATGGCATTCCGAGAGACCCTTTCGACATCGCGGCCCGGGTCTTTCAGCCACTGCCGCCGGTGTTGACCTTTCGCCTGCTCATGCACGTGCAGGAGGAGGTACTCGAACGAGCTCGCGGCTGGGTCGAGGAGACGCTGTTCGGCTCACAGGATCATGATGTCACCGAGTCGAACACTGCTTTCGTGAAGTGGCTGTTCGCGTTCGTCGCTGAGCGCCGTGCGGCTGGGCGCCACGACGACGTCGTCGACGCGCTCGTTCACGGGACCGTCGAAGACGGCAGGAGCCTGAGCGACGAGGAGGTGGCCGGCGCCGTCATGGTGCTGCTGTTCGGCGGATTCGAGACGACGACCAACGCGTCGAGTTCCTTTCTTGTCCGACTGCTCGAGGATCACGAACTGATGCAACGACTTCGAGATCACCCCGAGGACATCGAAGCGGCCATCGAAGAGCATCTTCGGCTCGTGCCACCGGTGGATCTCGTGCCTCGGCGGTGCACGGCCGATGTCGAGATCGATGGCGTGGCATTGAAGGCGGGGCAGCGCGTCGCATACCTGGTGGACGCGGCCAACCGCGATCCCGCGGAGTACGACGACCCACTCGATTTCCGCGTCGGAAGAGCGAAGAATCGCAGCTTGGTATTCGGTGGGGGAGTGCACCGATGTGTGGGTTCGCATTTCGCGCGCATGGTGTTGCGGGTCGAGTTCGAAGAAATACTGGCCCGATTCGGTGACATCTCCCTGGCGCCGGACAGCTCCGTAACTTGGGACGACAAGGGCATGAGCGTGTGGCACGTGGCGCGCTCAGTCCCGGTGGTGATGACGCCCAAGCATGGCTGA
- a CDS encoding aldehyde dehydrogenase family protein, with protein sequence MSRPTGESRMLIDGELVEAEGGGLFDVTDPATGLVAGQAADGSAHDVARAVQAARRAHDRGQWSRDVGFRHHCLKQLEAALREERERLRQIEVTEVGAPISLTPALIDGPINEVAFWAEFGREFDYLVDNGVKRVGQNSARHFIHYDAPGVVGVITPWNAPFYLNISDTMAPLMAGNAVVLKPAPLSPWAGSELGRLIAEKTDIPAGVFNVVLSNANEVGAALVADPRVDVITFTGSTATGRRILAAAAPTVKKSILELGGKSAHIVLDDADLSSCLPRSAASVAVMSGQACIMRSRILLPRRRMAEGVEILRSVLESITVGDPWDPATVQGPLISEQQRHKVLQLIAEGVRDGGTLVTGGSIPAHLTDGFFVEPTLLTDVDPSSTVAQEEIFGPVLTVTPYDSDDEAVAIANDTIYGLSGEVSGADEDRAVRIALRMKTGTVSVNGAPFSHLDSPFGGFKQSGLGRRNGVHGFREYLEPKTIAVPN encoded by the coding sequence ATGAGCCGTCCAACCGGCGAATCGCGCATGCTCATCGACGGTGAACTAGTCGAAGCCGAGGGAGGCGGACTCTTCGATGTCACTGATCCAGCGACCGGCCTCGTCGCAGGACAGGCAGCCGACGGCAGCGCCCACGACGTCGCCCGCGCTGTGCAGGCGGCCCGACGCGCTCATGATCGCGGCCAGTGGTCGCGTGACGTCGGATTCCGCCATCATTGCCTGAAACAACTCGAAGCCGCCCTCCGCGAGGAGCGGGAACGGCTGCGTCAGATCGAGGTCACTGAAGTCGGGGCGCCGATCTCCCTGACTCCGGCTCTCATTGACGGCCCCATCAACGAGGTGGCCTTCTGGGCCGAATTCGGCCGCGAATTCGACTATCTCGTCGACAATGGGGTCAAGCGGGTGGGGCAAAATTCCGCGCGCCACTTCATTCACTACGACGCGCCGGGCGTTGTCGGTGTCATCACGCCGTGGAACGCGCCGTTCTATCTCAACATCTCCGACACGATGGCGCCCCTGATGGCCGGCAACGCCGTGGTTCTCAAGCCGGCTCCATTGTCACCGTGGGCCGGTAGCGAACTCGGACGGCTGATTGCCGAGAAGACCGACATCCCGGCCGGTGTCTTCAATGTCGTGCTGTCGAACGCCAATGAAGTGGGTGCGGCGCTGGTCGCTGACCCACGGGTGGACGTCATCACCTTTACCGGATCAACCGCGACCGGCCGGCGTATTCTCGCGGCAGCCGCTCCGACGGTCAAGAAATCGATCCTCGAGTTGGGCGGAAAGTCAGCACATATTGTGCTCGACGACGCGGACCTGAGCTCATGTCTGCCACGTAGCGCGGCATCCGTTGCGGTGATGTCTGGACAGGCATGCATCATGCGCAGCCGAATCCTGCTCCCTCGCCGGCGGATGGCCGAAGGTGTCGAGATCCTGCGGTCGGTACTCGAGTCGATCACCGTTGGCGATCCGTGGGATCCGGCAACCGTTCAAGGCCCGCTGATCAGCGAGCAGCAGCGTCACAAAGTACTCCAACTCATCGCCGAAGGTGTCCGGGATGGGGGGACCCTCGTCACGGGTGGCTCGATTCCTGCACACCTCACAGATGGCTTCTTTGTGGAACCGACTCTGTTGACCGACGTCGATCCCAGTTCGACTGTCGCGCAGGAGGAGATCTTCGGGCCTGTCCTGACCGTCACACCGTATGACTCGGACGACGAAGCGGTTGCCATCGCGAATGACACCATCTACGGGCTCTCCGGCGAGGTCAGCGGCGCCGACGAAGACCGCGCCGTACGGATCGCCCTGCGGATGAAGACGGGCACAGTCAGCGTCAACGGTGCTCCTTTCAGCCATCTGGACAGTCCGTTCGGCGGATTCAAGCAAAGCGGACTGGGACGGCGCAACGGCGTGCACGGATTCCGCGAGTACTTAGAGCCCAAGACGATTGCTGTACCCAACTAG